A region of the Rhizobium binae genome:
AAGGAATGGCGCGAGACCCAGGACGTCCCGCTCGAGCGCTAAACACTGCTGCCATAAACTGTCAGCAGTCGGAGTTATAGTCAGTACCAATCGACGACAGGCCACGCGTCCTTGGGGGCGCAAAGGGCGCTGTCGCATCCAGGTTCTCAGCACATGCCGATGCGCCAGAGAAGGAGTACTGATCATGGTAACGCCTCCAGTCATTCAGCAGACCGGCGACCGCTTCGCCACCAATAGCTTTGCCGACATCATTTCGGCCGAAACCTTTGCCGATGCCGGATATTCGGCACGCTCCGGCCTGTTGCAGTTCGCCATCCGTCTTTTCCGCATCGCCGGGAGAGGTCACCCCAAACTCGATGTTGAGGCGACACCGGAATATACGAAGCGCGACCTCGGGTTCATGGATGGGCGCAACCCATTCCGAGAGGATCGCTTACCGCTCTAAGCAGCCTCTAAATCTCGACATTCCGCCCGACGAGACCGGGCGTTGCTCGGCAACGCCCGCTGCATGCTGCTGACATTCATTGGCAGCAGGCGCTCATCCGGCCTTTCACTTCAAAGGGAGAACCGAAATGACCAGCCCCAATCTGATTATCCTCTACGTCAAGGATCCCGGCGAGAGCGCCGGCTTCTACCGCAGCCTGCTGAACCGCGAACCGGCGGTGGAGGCGCCGAATTTTGTCGCCTTTCCGCTCGACGGCGGCTTCACCCTTGGCCTCTGGCGGCGCAGCAAGGTCGAGCCGCAACCCTCCGCCATCGGCAACCGCGGCGAAGTGGCCTTCATGGTGGCGGGAGAAAATGCCGTTGCCAAGCAATACGAGGACTGGCGCCAGCGCGGCCTGCCGATCGCCCAGGAATTGACCGAGCTCGATTTCGGCCCGACCTTCGTCGTGCTTGATCCGGATGGCCACCGGTTGAGGGTTTGTGAGCCGGATAAGTAACAGTCTCGCGAGGCCTGTCGCATGCAGGTCGCCGGAAGCCGCAGCTTCCGGCGACATGCAAAACAACATTAAAGGAGGCCCCGCATCGCATGCCCCCTGTAGACGCCGAGGATGCGCACCTTCTCGGAGAAGAACCGCAGTTCTTCCAAGGCCCGGCGAACGTTCGGATCATTCGGATGGCCTTCGATATCGGCGTAAAACTGTGTCGCCACGAATTTTCCGCCGAGTTGGTAGCTTTCCAGCTTCGTCATGTTGATGCTGTTGGTGGCAAAGCCGCCGAGCGCCTTGTAGAGAGCGGCCGGAATGTTGCGGACGTTGAAAACGAAGGTGGTGACGACCTTTTCTTCCGCCGAATTGCGCTGCGCCCATTCCTCGTCACGCGACAGGATGACGAAGCGGGTGACATTGTTTTCCGTATCCTCGACATTTTCGGCGACGATCTCGAGCCCGTAAAGATCGGCGGCAAGGCGCGGCGCCAGTGCAGCCATCGAGCGGTCGCCGGTCTCCTTGACGAGCTTCGCCGCCCCGGCGGTATCGCCAGCGATGACAGGCTTCCAGCCATGGGCGCGCACGATCTTGCGGCACTGTCCGAGCGCATGGATATGGCTGTGCACTGTACGGATCTCGTCCTTGGTGACCCCAGGCAGCACCATCAGCTGGAAACGGATCGGCATGAAGTATTCGCCGATGATGTGCAGCCGCGATTCCGGCAGCAAGTGATGGATATCGGCAACGCGCCCGGCGATCGTGTTTTCGATCGGAATCATGCCGATATCGGCGTCGCCGTTGTCGACCGCGGTGAACGCATCCTCGAAGGTCTGGCAGGGCAGCGGCTCCATGGTTGGAAACATGTCGCGGCAGGCCATGTCTGAATTGGCGCCGAACTCGCCCTGGAAGGCGATCCTGTTGGTCTTGATGTTCATGATGGTTCCGTCAGTTCGACTTTGCGAGGATGCGCCGCGCTTTTTCAAGGTCGGCGGGAGTATCGACACCGAGCGGAACCGTGTCAACGATCTCCACGTCGATGCGCATGCCGGCCTCCAGCGCCCGCAGTTGCTCCAGCGATTCGCGCTTTTCGAGCGTCGAAGGGCCGAGCGAGACGAATCGCTCCAGAGCCGCACGCCGATAGGCATAGAGGCCGATATGGTGATAGAGCGGCCCCTCGCCGTGCGGTGCTGTCGCGCGCGTGAAGTAGAGGGCGTGCAGGCGGGTGGCGGAGATGGGCGAACCGACGATCTTGACGATATGCGGCGCGGTCTTGTCGTCCTCATTGTCGATTTCGGTCGTCAGCGTGCCGATATCGACCGCTTCGTTCTCGAGCGGGCGCAGAGCCGCGCGCACGGTTTGCGGATCGATCGTCGGCAGGTCGCCCTGAACGTTGACGATGAATTTCGCCTTGCCGGCGGGATCGACTTTCGTCAGCGCTTCGAAGATCCGGTCAGAACCCGACTGATGATCGCTGCTGGTCATGACCACATCGAAGCCGGCGGCGGAAACGGCATCGAACACCTGTTGGTCGTCGACGGCGACGACCACGCGGCCGATGGCTGCCTCTTTGGCGCGCATCGCCACCTGTACGACCATCGGCCGTCCGCAAATATCGGCGAGCGGCTTGCCCGGAAGCCGGGTGGAGGCCATGCGCGCCGGGATCAATACGAGCACCTCGTCTAAATTTGAATCACTCATTGTTCGGGCCTTCTATTCCGGGCTGAAAAGTGTCAAAAAGTCTCACGCATAAGACCATTTAGACAGTTGCAACGATCAGTCAAAAGACATAGGTTCCGCGCGATTTCAAGATGGTCCGGTTCTGGTCTGCCGGCTGCAAGGGGAGCATTGCAGATGAATTCATACGTCAATACGGCCGTGGGAGCGCTGCTCGGAACGATTTTCGTTCTGATGTCGGTCTCCATCGCGTCCGAGGGGATCTTCCATTCCGAAGCGCCGGAAAAGGAAGGTTTCGCGATCGTTGCCGAAGAGGCGCCCGCCGCTGGCGGTGAAGCTGCGCCTGCCGCTGCCGTTCCGATCGCGCAATTGCTCGCTTCTGCAGATGCCAAGGCCGGTGAAGCGGTTTTCAAAAAGTGTCAGGCCTGTCATGACGGCACCAAAGGGGGACCGAACAAGGTCGGTCCCAACCTCTTTGGCGTCGTCGATCGCCCGATCGCCTCGCATGAAGGCTTCGCCTATTCCGCTGCCATGAAGGACTTCTCCAAGGGCGGCTCTGAAAAATGGACCTTTGAGGCTCTCAACAAGTTCCTGACGGCGCCGAAGAAGGACGTTCCCGGCACCGCAATGGGCTTTGCGGGCCTGGCGAAAGATCAGGACCGCGCCAACGTCATCCTTTACCTGCACACGCTCGCCGATTCGCCGGTGCCGCTGCCGGATCCGAAAACCGCGACTCAGTAAGGCGAAGCGCCATCGCATGACAATCAAAGCCCGGCCGCAAGCCGGGCTTTCGTTGTTGATGGGACAAGATCAGGCGCCGAGGAAATAAGCCCAGAGCGAAACGGTAATGGCGCCGAGCGCCGTTGTCACCGAGATCGTCGAGGCGGCGAGACTGTGGCCGACGCCGAAACGATTGGCGATCAGCCAGGCATTGACGCCTGTCGGCACGGAGGAGGTCAGCACGATCGCCGCCGTCCATTCGGGGCTGAGACCGAGGAGCCGGCTCGCTGTCCAGACGCAGCCGGGCAGCAGCAGCAACTTTAGGCCCGAGGTAACGCTGGCGATGCCGAGATTGCCGGAGACGCCGTATCTCTCCAGCGCCATGCCGAGCGAGATCAGCGCCGCCGGGCCGGCTATGCCGGCGATCTGGCCGACGACCGATGCCACCGCCGCCGGCATGGTGAGGCCGGAAAGATGCACGGCCATGCCGGCCGCAAGGCCGATCACCAGCGGATTGCGGATGAGATTGATGGCGATCTGGCGAAGCACGATGACCATGCTGCGGTCGCTTTTGCCGGCGATCTTTCGTTCCGCGTGCTCCATCAACACCGTGCCGGCGACCATCATCACCGGCAAATGCACGGCAAGCAGGATCGACAAAGCCACCAGTCCTTCGTCCCCGACGGTCCGCTGGACGAGCGGCAGTCCGATGAAGACATTGTTGGCGAAGGCCGAGGAAACGCCGGCCAGCACGCCGATCCGTTCATCGCGGTGAAAGAGGCGCGTGGCAGCGATATGGCCGGCCGTCCAGGTGATCGCGACGCCGGAGAAATAGACGATCCAGAGCCGAAAGGGCGAGGCGCCATGGAAATTCGCCTCGGCGATGGTGCGGAAGAGCAGCAGCGGCACAGCGATCTTGAAGACGAATTCGCTGAGCGCATCGCCGAC
Encoded here:
- a CDS encoding 3-deoxy-manno-octulosonate cytidylyltransferase, with translation MSDSNLDEVLVLIPARMASTRLPGKPLADICGRPMVVQVAMRAKEAAIGRVVVAVDDQQVFDAVSAAGFDVVMTSSDHQSGSDRIFEALTKVDPAGKAKFIVNVQGDLPTIDPQTVRAALRPLENEAVDIGTLTTEIDNEDDKTAPHIVKIVGSPISATRLHALYFTRATAPHGEGPLYHHIGLYAYRRAALERFVSLGPSTLEKRESLEQLRALEAGMRIDVEIVDTVPLGVDTPADLEKARRILAKSN
- a CDS encoding c-type cytochrome, whose amino-acid sequence is MNSYVNTAVGALLGTIFVLMSVSIASEGIFHSEAPEKEGFAIVAEEAPAAGGEAAPAAAVPIAQLLASADAKAGEAVFKKCQACHDGTKGGPNKVGPNLFGVVDRPIASHEGFAYSAAMKDFSKGGSEKWTFEALNKFLTAPKKDVPGTAMGFAGLAKDQDRANVILYLHTLADSPVPLPDPKTATQ
- a CDS encoding VOC family protein, which codes for MTSPNLIILYVKDPGESAGFYRSLLNREPAVEAPNFVAFPLDGGFTLGLWRRSKVEPQPSAIGNRGEVAFMVAGENAVAKQYEDWRQRGLPIAQELTELDFGPTFVVLDPDGHRLRVCEPDK
- a CDS encoding prephenate dehydratase, whose protein sequence is MNIKTNRIAFQGEFGANSDMACRDMFPTMEPLPCQTFEDAFTAVDNGDADIGMIPIENTIAGRVADIHHLLPESRLHIIGEYFMPIRFQLMVLPGVTKDEIRTVHSHIHALGQCRKIVRAHGWKPVIAGDTAGAAKLVKETGDRSMAALAPRLAADLYGLEIVAENVEDTENNVTRFVILSRDEEWAQRNSAEEKVVTTFVFNVRNIPAALYKALGGFATNSINMTKLESYQLGGKFVATQFYADIEGHPNDPNVRRALEELRFFSEKVRILGVYRGHAMRGLL
- a CDS encoding AEC family transporter: MSAIILDVLPIFILILIGWVIVRSGLMASNVGDALSEFVFKIAVPLLLFRTIAEANFHGASPFRLWIVYFSGVAITWTAGHIAATRLFHRDERIGVLAGVSSAFANNVFIGLPLVQRTVGDEGLVALSILLAVHLPVMMVAGTVLMEHAERKIAGKSDRSMVIVLRQIAINLIRNPLVIGLAAGMAVHLSGLTMPAAVASVVGQIAGIAGPAALISLGMALERYGVSGNLGIASVTSGLKLLLLPGCVWTASRLLGLSPEWTAAIVLTSSVPTGVNAWLIANRFGVGHSLAASTISVTTALGAITVSLWAYFLGA